The genomic stretch GCCGCCCAGCGACGTCCGGTCGAAGCACCCTTCCCCGGTGATCACCACGTCGTGCTGCGCAATCGCCTCGCGGAGGCCCGAGGCCTTCGCGAAGACGTCGAAGCCCGAGACGCGGCGCGCGCCCAGGAAGGTCATCAGCCCGTAGCCGCACCCGCCCGCCGCCCCGGCCCCGGCGCGGCGATGGGCGCTCCTGCCCAGGCACGCCTCGGCGACGCGGGCGAGGCGGCGGAGGTTCGCGTCGAGCCGGGCGATCGTCTCCTCGCCGACCTCGTCCTTCACCGGGAACTTCTGCGCGGCGAATTGGCGGGCGGCCCCGTGCGGGCCGTAGAGGGGATGGTTCACGTCGCACGCCACGATGACCTCGACTTGCGGCAGGCGGGACGGCGGGACGATCTTTTCGAGCTGCGCCAGCCCCTCGCCCGTCAGCGGGATCGGGCGGCCCCGCGCGTCGAGGAACCGGAACCCGAACGCCGACGCCAGCCCGATGCCGCCGTCGTTCGTCGCGCTCCCGCCGATCCCGACGATGAGGCGGCGGCACCCGCGCCCCATCCGGCGCACGGCCTCGCGCATCAGCCGCCCGGTGCCGACCGTCGTCGTCGTCCCCGGATCGCGGCGGGGAACCGGGACGCGCCACAGCCCGGACGCCTCGGTGAGGCCGACGACGGCGGTACCGTCGGGGAGCACGGCGAAGGCGGCGCGGCAGCGGCGGCCCAGCGGATCGATCGAGTCGATCCGGTGGAGCGTGCCCCCGCGCGCGCGGCAGAGCGTCTCGACAAAGCCCTCCCCGCCGTCCGAAAGGGGAAGCGCGGCGACGCGGGCCCGGGGATCGGCGCGCCGCAGGCCGAGGGCGAGGGCGCGGGCCGCCGCCGAGGCCGTCAGCGTTCCCTTGAACTTGTCGGGAACGAGCAGGAAGGCCCGTGGGGAAGGCATGGAGGGAGCGGAAGCGGGGGAAGCCCGGGCGGCGGGCTAGGGCTTCACCTCGACCTTCGTCCCGACCTGGGCGAGGTTGAAGAGGTCTTCGGCGAAGGTCGGGGGCATCCGGATGCAGCCGTGGGAGACGGGCGTCCCGGTCACGTACCCGGCGTGGAGGCC from Verrucomicrobium sp. GAS474 encodes the following:
- a CDS encoding glycerate kinase; translated protein: MPSPRAFLLVPDKFKGTLTASAAARALALGLRRADPRARVAALPLSDGGEGFVETLCRARGGTLHRIDSIDPLGRRCRAAFAVLPDGTAVVGLTEASGLWRVPVPRRDPGTTTTVGTGRLMREAVRRMGRGCRRLIVGIGGSATNDGGIGLASAFGFRFLDARGRPIPLTGEGLAQLEKIVPPSRLPQVEVIVACDVNHPLYGPHGAARQFAAQKFPVKDEVGEETIARLDANLRRLARVAEACLGRSAHRRAGAGAAGGCGYGLMTFLGARRVSGFDVFAKASGLREAIAQHDVVITGEGCFDRTSLGGKGPSAVGTMALRAGKKAWLVCGKCLLTKAERKASPFEKIVELVELAPTPKKALADAGRYVEEAGRRLASASL